In one window of Gorilla gorilla gorilla isolate KB3781 chromosome 2, NHGRI_mGorGor1-v2.1_pri, whole genome shotgun sequence DNA:
- the PTPN23 gene encoding tyrosine-protein phosphatase non-receptor type 23 isoform X5 gives MGSGQEAAVPVTWTEIFSGKSVAHEDIKYEQACILYNLGALHSMLGAMDKRVSEEGMKVSCTHFQCAAGAFAYLREHFPQAYSVDMSRQILTLNVNLMLGQAQECLLEKSMLDNRKSFLVARISAQVVDYYKEACRALENPDTASLLGRIQKDWKKLVQMKIYYFAAVAHLHMGKQAEEQQKFGERVAYFQSALDKLNEAIKLAKGQPDTVQDALRFTMDVIGGKYNSAKKDNDFIYHEAVPALDTLQPVKGAPLVKPLPVNPTDPAVTGPDIFAKLVPMAAHEASSLYSEEKAKLLREMMAKIEDKNEVLDQFMDSMQLDPETVDNLDVYSHIPPQLMEKCAALSVRPDTVRNLVQSMQVLSGVFTDVEASLKDIKDLLEEDELLEQKFQEAVGQAGAISVPSKAELAEVRREWAKYMEVHEKASFTNSELHRAMNLHVGNLRLLSGPLDQVRAALPTPALSPEDKAVLQNLKRILAKVQEMRDQRVSLEQQLRELIQKDDITASLVTTDHSEMKKLFEEQLKKYDQLKVYLEQNLAAQDRVLRALTEANVQYAAVRRVLSDLDQKWNSTLQTLVASYEAYEDLMKKSQEGRDFYADLESKVAALLERTQSTCQAREAARQQLLDRELKKKPPPRPTAPKPLLPRREESEAVEAGDPPEELRSLPPDMVAGPRLPDTFLGTATPLHFPPSPFPSSTGPGPHYLSGPLPPGTYSGPTQLIQPRAPGPPAMPVAPGPAVYPAPAYTPELGLVPRSSPQHGVVSSPYVGVGPAPPVAGLPSAPPPQFSGPELAMAVRPATTTVDSIQAPIPSHTAPRPNPTPAPPPPCFPVPPPQPLPTPYTYPAGAKQPIPAQHHFSSGIPAGFPAPRIGPQPQPHPSQAFGPQPPQQPLPLQHPHLFPPQAPGLLPPQSPYPYAPQPGVLGQPPPPLHTQLYPGPAQDPLPAHSGALPFPSPGPPQPPHPPLAYGPAPSTRPMGPQAAPLTIRGPSSAGQSTPSPHLVPSPAPSPGPGPVPPRPPAAEPPPCLRRGAAAADLLSSSPESQHGGTQPPGGGQPLLQPTKVDAAEGRRPQALRLIERDPYEHPERLRQLQQELEAFRGQLGDVGALDTVWRELQDAQEHDARGRSIAIARCYSLKNRHQDVMPYDSNRVVLRSGKDDYINASCVEGLSPYCPPLVATQAPLPGTAADFWLMVHEQKVSVIVMLVSEAEMEKQKVARYFPTERGQPMVHGALSLALSSVRSTETHVERVLSLQFRDQSLKRSLVHLHFPTWPELGLPDSPSNLLRFIQEVHAHYLHQRPLHTPIIVHCSSGVGRTGAFALLYAAVQEVEAGNGIPELPQLVRRMRQQRKHMLQEKLHLRFCYEAVVRHVEQVLQRHGVPPPCKPLASASISQKVRKVPWKLLGEPQPWDSLSSLTLSSQNHLPQDSQDLVLGGDVPISSIQATIAKLSIRPPGGLESPVASLPGPAEPPGLPPASLPESTPIPSSSPPPLSSPLPEAPQPKEEPPVPEAPSSGPPSSSLELLASLTPEAFSLDSSLRGKQRMSKHNFLQAHNGQGLRATRPSDDPLSLLDPLWTLNKT, from the exons ATGGGCTCGGGCCAGGAGGCCGCTGTCCCTGTCACCTG GACAGAGATCTTCTCAGGCAAGTCTGTGGCCCATGAGGACATCAAGTACGAGCAGGCCTGTATTCTCTACAACCTTG gagCGCTGCACTCCATGCTGGGGGCCATGGACAAGCGGGTGTCTGAGGAG GGCATGAAGGTCTCCTGTACCCATTTCCAGTGCGCAGCCGGCGCCTTTGCCTACCTACGGGAGCACTTCCCTCAAGCCTACAGCGTCGACATGAGCCGCCAGATCCTTACGCTCAACGTCAACCTCATGCTG GGCCAGGCTCAGGAGTGCCTCCTGGAGAAGTCAATGTTGGACAACAGGAAGAGCTTTCTGGTGGCCCGCATCAGTGCACAG GTGGTAGATTACTACAAGGAGGCATGCCGGGCCTTGGAGAACCCCGACACTGCCTCACTGCTGGGCCGGATCCAGAAGGACTGGAAGAAGCTTGTGCAAATGAAGATCTACTACTTCGCAGCCGTGGCTCAT CTGCACATGGGAAAGCAGGCCGAGGAGCAGCAGAAGTTCGGCGAGCGG GTTGCATACTTCCAGAGCGCCCTGGACAAGCTCAATGAAGCCATCAAGTTGGCCAAG GGCCAGCCTGACACTGTGCAAGACGCGCTTCGCTTCACTATGGATGTCATTGGGGGAAA GTACAATTCTGCCAAGAAGGACAACGACTTCATTTACCATGAGGCTGTCCCAGCATTGGACACCCTTCAGCCTGTAAAAG GAGCCCCCTTGGTGAAGCCCTTGCCAGTGAACCCCACAGACCCAGCTGTTACAGGCCCTGACATCTTCGCCAAACTGGTACCCATGGCTGCCCACGAGGCCTCGTCACTGTACAG TGAGGAGAAGGCCAAGCTGCTCCGGGAGATGATGGCCAAGATTGAGGACAAGAATGAGGTCCTGGA CCAGTTCATGGATTCAATGCAGTTGGATCCCGAGACGGTGGACAACCTTGATGTCTACAGCCACATCCCACCCCAGCTCATGGAGAAGTGCGCGGCCCTCAGCGTCCGGCCCGACACTGTCAGGAACCTTGTCCAGTCCATGCAAG TGCTATCAGGTGTGTTCACGGATGTGGAGGCTTCCCTGAAGGACATCAAAGATCTGTTGGAGGAGGATGAGCTGCTAGAGCAGAAGTTTCAGGAGGCGGTGGGCCAGGCAGGGGCCATCTCCGTCCCCTCCAAGGCTGAGCTGGCAGAGGTGAGGCGAGAATGGGCCAAGTACATGGAAGTGCACGAGAAGGCCTCCTTCACCAACAGTGAGCTGCACCGTGCCATGAACCTGCACGTCGGCAACCTGCGCCTGCTCAGCGGGCCGCTTGACCAGGTCCGGGCTGCCCTGCCCACACCGGCCCTCTCCCCAG AGGACAAGGCCGTGCTGCAAAACCTAAAGCGCATCCTGGCCAAGGTGCAGGAGATGCGGGACCAGCGCGTGTCCCTGGAGCAGCAGCTGCGTGAGCTTATCCAGAAGGATGACATCACTGCCTCGCTGGTCACCACAGACCACTCAGAGATGAAG AAGTTGTTCGAGGAGCAGCTGAAAAAGTATGACCAGCTGAAGGTGTACCTGGAGCAGAACCTGGCCGCCCAGGACCGTGTCCTCCGTGCACTGACAGAGGCCAACGTGCAGTACGCGGCCGTGCGGCGGGTACTCAGCGACTTGGACCAAAA GTGGAACTCCACGCTGCAGACCCTGGTGGCCTCGTATGAAGCCTATGAGGACCTGATGAAGAAGTCGCAGGAGGGCAGGGACTTCTACGCAGATCTGGAGAGCAAGGTGGCTGCTCTGCTGGAGCGCACACAGTCCACCTGCCAGGCCCGCGAGGCTGCCCGCCAGCAGCTCCTGGACAG GGAGCTGAAGAAGAAGCCGCCGCCACGGCCCACAGCCCCAAAGCCGCTGCTGCCCCGCAGGGAGGAGAGTGAGGCAGTGGAAGCAGGAGACCCCCCTGAGGAGCTGCGCAGCCTCCCCCCTGACATGGTGGCTGGCCCACGACTGCCTGACACCTTCCTGGGAACTGCCACCCCGCTCCACTTTCCTCCCAGCCCCTTCCCCAGCTCCACAGGCCCAGGACCCCACTATCTCTCAGGCCCCTTGCCCCCTGGTACCTACTCGGGCCCCACCCAGCTGATACAGCCCAGGGCCCCAGGGCCCCCTGCAATGCCCGTAGCACCTGGGCCTGCCGTCTACCCAGCCCCTGCCTACACACCGGAGCTGGGCCTTGTGCCCCGATCCTCCCCACAGCATGGCGTGGTGAGCAGTCCCTATGTGGGGGTAGGGCCGGCCCCACCAGTTGCAGGTCTCCCCTCGGCCCCACCTCCTCAATTCTCAGGCCCCGAGTTGGCCATGGCGGTTCGGCCAGCCACCACCACAGTAGATAGCATCCAGGCGCCCATCCCCAGCCACACAGCCCCACGGCCAAACCCCACCCCTGCTCCTCCCCCACCCTGCTTCCCTGTGCCCCCACCGCAGCCACTGCCCACGCCTTACACCTACCCCGCAGGGGCCAAGCAACCCATCCCAGCACAGCACCACTTCTCTTCTGGGATCCCCGCAGGTTTTCCAGCCCCAAGGATtgggccccagccccagccccatcctTCACAAGCGTTTGGGCCTCAGCCCCCACAGCAGCCCCTTCCACTCCAGCATCCACATCTCTTCCCACCCCAGGCCCCAGGACTCCTACCCCCACAATCCCCCTACCCCTATGCCCCTCAGCCTGGGGTCCTGGGGCAGCCGCCACCCCCCCTACACACCCAGCTCTACCCAGGTCCCGCTCAAGACCCTCTGCCAGCCCACTCAGGGGCTCTGCCtttccccagccctgggccccctcagcctccccatcccCCACTGGCATATGGTCCTGCCCCTTCTACCAGACCCATgggcccccaggcagcccctcttACCATTCGAGGGCCCTCGTCTGCTGGCCAGTCCACCCCTAGTCCCCACCTGGTGCCTTCACCTGCCCCATCTCCAGGGCCTGGTCCGGTACCCCCTCGCCCCCCAGCAGCAGAACCACCCCCTTGCCTGCGCCGAGGCGCCGCAGCTGCAGACCTGCTCTCCTCCAGCCCGGAGAGCCAGCATGGCGGCACTCAGCCTCCTGGGGGTGGGCAGCCCCTGCTGCAGCCCACCAAGGTGGACGCAGCTGAGGGCCGTCGGCCGCAGGCCCTGCGGCTGATTGAGCGGGACCCCTATGAGCATCCTGAGAGGCTGCGGCAGTTGCAGCAGGAGCTGGAGGCCTTTCGGGGCCAGCTGGGGGATGTGGGAGCTCTGGACACTGTCTGGCGAGAGCTGCAAGATGCGCAGGAACATGATGCCCGAGGCCGTTCCATCGCCATTGCCCGCTGCTACTCACTGAAGAACCGGCACCAGGATGTCATGCCCTATGACAGTAACCGTGTGGTGCTGCGCTCAGGCAAGGATGACTACATCAATGCCAGCTGCGTGGAGGGGCTCTCCCCATACTGCCCCCCGCTAGTGGCAACCCAGGCCCCACTGCCTGGCACAGCTGCTGACTTCTGGCTCATGGTCCATGAGCAGAAAGTGTCAGTCATTGTCATGCTGGTttctgaggctgagatggagaaG CAAAAAGTGGCACGCTACTTCCCCACCGAGAGGGGCCAGCCCATGGTGCACGGTGCCCTGAGCCTGGCATTGAGCAGCGTCCGCAGCACCGAAACCCATGTGGAGCGCGTGCTGAGCCTGCAGTTCCGAGACCAGAGCCTCAAGCGCTCTCTTGTGCACCTGCACTTCCCCACTTGGCCTGAGTT AGGCCTGCCCGACAGCCCCAGCAACTTGCTGCGCTTCATCCAGGAGGTGCATGCACATTACCTGCATCAGCGGCCGCTGCACACGCCCATCATTGTTCACTGCAG CTCTGGTGTGGGCCGCACGGGAGCCTTTGCACTGCTCTATGCAGCTgtgcaggaggtggaggctgggaaCGGAATCCCTGAGCTGCCTCAGCTGGTGCGGCGCATGCGGCAGCAGAGGAAACACATGCTGCAGGAGAAG CTGCACCTCAGGTTCTGCTATGAGGCAGTGGTGAGACACGTGGAGCAGGTCCTGCAGCGCCATGGTGTGCCTCCTCCATGCAAACCCTTGGCCAGTGCAAGCATCAGCCAGAAGGTGAGGAAGGTTCCGTGGAAGCTGCTGGGAGAGCCACAGCCTTGGGACTCCCTCTCCTCACTCACTCTGTCTTCTCAGAACCACCTTCCTCAGGACTCCCAGGACCTGGTCCTCGGTGGGGATGTGCCCATCAGCTCCATCCAGGCCACCATTGCCAAGCTCAGCATTCGGCCTCCTGGGGGGTTGGAGTCCCCGGTTGCCAGCTTGCCAGGCCCTGCAGAGCCCCCAGGCCTCCCTCCAGCCAGCCTCCCAGAGTCTACCCCAATCCCATCTTCCTCCCCGCCCCCCCTTTCCTCCCCGCTACCTGAGGCTCCCCAGCCTAAGGAGGAGCCGCCAGTGCCTGAAGCCCCCAGCTCGGggcccccctcctcctccctggaaTTGCTGGCCTCCTTGACCCCAGAGGCCTTCTCCCTGGACAGCTCCCTGCGGGGCAAACAGCGGATGAGCAAGCATAACTTTCTGCAGGCCCATAACGGGCAAGGGCTGCGGGCCACCCGGCCCTCTGACGACCCCCTCAGCCTTCTGGATCCACTCTGGACACTCAACAAGACCTGA
- the PTPN23 gene encoding tyrosine-protein phosphatase non-receptor type 23 isoform X6: MLGAMDKRVSEEGMKVSCTHFQCAAGAFAYLREHFPQAYSVDMSRQILTLNVNLMLGQAQECLLEKSMLDNRKSFLVARISAQVVDYYKEACRALENPDTASLLGRIQKDWKKLVQMKIYYFAAVAHLHMGKQAEEQQKFGERVAYFQSALDKLNEAIKLAKGQPDTVQDALRFTMDVIGGKYNSAKKDNDFIYHEAVPALDTLQPVKGAPLVKPLPVNPTDPAVTGPDIFAKLVPMAAHEASSLYSEEKAKLLREMMAKIEDKNEVLDQFMDSMQLDPETVDNLDVYSHIPPQLMEKCAALSVRPDTVRNLVQSMQVLSGVFTDVEASLKDIKDLLEEDELLEQKFQEAVGQAGAISVPSKAELAEVRREWAKYMEVHEKASFTNSELHRAMNLHVGNLRLLSGPLDQVRAALPTPALSPEDKAVLQNLKRILAKVQEMRDQRVSLEQQLRELIQKDDITASLVTTDHSEMKKLFEEQLKKYDQLKVYLEQNLAAQDRVLRALTEANVQYAAVRRVLSDLDQKWNSTLQTLVASYEAYEDLMKKSQEGRDFYADLESKVAALLERTQSTCQAREAARQQLLDRELKKKPPPRPTAPKPLLPRREESEAVEAGDPPEELRSLPPDMVAGPRLPDTFLGTATPLHFPPSPFPSSTGPGPHYLSGPLPPGTYSGPTQLIQPRAPGPPAMPVAPGPAVYPAPAYTPELGLVPRSSPQHGVVSSPYVGVGPAPPVAGLPSAPPPQFSGPELAMAVRPATTTVDSIQAPIPSHTAPRPNPTPAPPPPCFPVPPPQPLPTPYTYPAGAKQPIPAQHHFSSGIPAGFPAPRIGPQPQPHPSQAFGPQPPQQPLPLQHPHLFPPQAPGLLPPQSPYPYAPQPGVLGQPPPPLHTQLYPGPAQDPLPAHSGALPFPSPGPPQPPHPPLAYGPAPSTRPMGPQAAPLTIRGPSSAGQSTPSPHLVPSPAPSPGPGPVPPRPPAAEPPPCLRRGAAAADLLSSSPESQHGGTQPPGGGQPLLQPTKVDAAEGRRPQALRLIERDPYEHPERLRQLQQELEAFRGQLGDVGALDTVWRELQDAQEHDARGRSIAIARCYSLKNRHQDVMPYDSNRVVLRSGKDDYINASCVEGLSPYCPPLVATQAPLPGTAADFWLMVHEQKVSVIVMLVSEAEMEKQKVARYFPTERGQPMVHGALSLALSSVRSTETHVERVLSLQFRDQSLKRSLVHLHFPTWPELGLPDSPSNLLRFIQEVHAHYLHQRPLHTPIIVHCSSGVGRTGAFALLYAAVQEVEAGNGIPELPQLVRRMRQQRKHMLQEKLHLRFCYEAVVRHVEQVLQRHGVPPPCKPLASASISQKVRKVPWKLLGEPQPWDSLSSLTLSSQNHLPQDSQDLVLGGDVPISSIQATIAKLSIRPPGGLESPVASLPGPAEPPGLPPASLPESTPIPSSSPPPLSSPLPEAPQPKEEPPVPEAPSSGPPSSSLELLASLTPEAFSLDSSLRGKQRMSKHNFLQAHNGQGLRATRPSDDPLSLLDPLWTLNKT; the protein is encoded by the exons ATGCTGGGGGCCATGGACAAGCGGGTGTCTGAGGAG GGCATGAAGGTCTCCTGTACCCATTTCCAGTGCGCAGCCGGCGCCTTTGCCTACCTACGGGAGCACTTCCCTCAAGCCTACAGCGTCGACATGAGCCGCCAGATCCTTACGCTCAACGTCAACCTCATGCTG GGCCAGGCTCAGGAGTGCCTCCTGGAGAAGTCAATGTTGGACAACAGGAAGAGCTTTCTGGTGGCCCGCATCAGTGCACAG GTGGTAGATTACTACAAGGAGGCATGCCGGGCCTTGGAGAACCCCGACACTGCCTCACTGCTGGGCCGGATCCAGAAGGACTGGAAGAAGCTTGTGCAAATGAAGATCTACTACTTCGCAGCCGTGGCTCAT CTGCACATGGGAAAGCAGGCCGAGGAGCAGCAGAAGTTCGGCGAGCGG GTTGCATACTTCCAGAGCGCCCTGGACAAGCTCAATGAAGCCATCAAGTTGGCCAAG GGCCAGCCTGACACTGTGCAAGACGCGCTTCGCTTCACTATGGATGTCATTGGGGGAAA GTACAATTCTGCCAAGAAGGACAACGACTTCATTTACCATGAGGCTGTCCCAGCATTGGACACCCTTCAGCCTGTAAAAG GAGCCCCCTTGGTGAAGCCCTTGCCAGTGAACCCCACAGACCCAGCTGTTACAGGCCCTGACATCTTCGCCAAACTGGTACCCATGGCTGCCCACGAGGCCTCGTCACTGTACAG TGAGGAGAAGGCCAAGCTGCTCCGGGAGATGATGGCCAAGATTGAGGACAAGAATGAGGTCCTGGA CCAGTTCATGGATTCAATGCAGTTGGATCCCGAGACGGTGGACAACCTTGATGTCTACAGCCACATCCCACCCCAGCTCATGGAGAAGTGCGCGGCCCTCAGCGTCCGGCCCGACACTGTCAGGAACCTTGTCCAGTCCATGCAAG TGCTATCAGGTGTGTTCACGGATGTGGAGGCTTCCCTGAAGGACATCAAAGATCTGTTGGAGGAGGATGAGCTGCTAGAGCAGAAGTTTCAGGAGGCGGTGGGCCAGGCAGGGGCCATCTCCGTCCCCTCCAAGGCTGAGCTGGCAGAGGTGAGGCGAGAATGGGCCAAGTACATGGAAGTGCACGAGAAGGCCTCCTTCACCAACAGTGAGCTGCACCGTGCCATGAACCTGCACGTCGGCAACCTGCGCCTGCTCAGCGGGCCGCTTGACCAGGTCCGGGCTGCCCTGCCCACACCGGCCCTCTCCCCAG AGGACAAGGCCGTGCTGCAAAACCTAAAGCGCATCCTGGCCAAGGTGCAGGAGATGCGGGACCAGCGCGTGTCCCTGGAGCAGCAGCTGCGTGAGCTTATCCAGAAGGATGACATCACTGCCTCGCTGGTCACCACAGACCACTCAGAGATGAAG AAGTTGTTCGAGGAGCAGCTGAAAAAGTATGACCAGCTGAAGGTGTACCTGGAGCAGAACCTGGCCGCCCAGGACCGTGTCCTCCGTGCACTGACAGAGGCCAACGTGCAGTACGCGGCCGTGCGGCGGGTACTCAGCGACTTGGACCAAAA GTGGAACTCCACGCTGCAGACCCTGGTGGCCTCGTATGAAGCCTATGAGGACCTGATGAAGAAGTCGCAGGAGGGCAGGGACTTCTACGCAGATCTGGAGAGCAAGGTGGCTGCTCTGCTGGAGCGCACACAGTCCACCTGCCAGGCCCGCGAGGCTGCCCGCCAGCAGCTCCTGGACAG GGAGCTGAAGAAGAAGCCGCCGCCACGGCCCACAGCCCCAAAGCCGCTGCTGCCCCGCAGGGAGGAGAGTGAGGCAGTGGAAGCAGGAGACCCCCCTGAGGAGCTGCGCAGCCTCCCCCCTGACATGGTGGCTGGCCCACGACTGCCTGACACCTTCCTGGGAACTGCCACCCCGCTCCACTTTCCTCCCAGCCCCTTCCCCAGCTCCACAGGCCCAGGACCCCACTATCTCTCAGGCCCCTTGCCCCCTGGTACCTACTCGGGCCCCACCCAGCTGATACAGCCCAGGGCCCCAGGGCCCCCTGCAATGCCCGTAGCACCTGGGCCTGCCGTCTACCCAGCCCCTGCCTACACACCGGAGCTGGGCCTTGTGCCCCGATCCTCCCCACAGCATGGCGTGGTGAGCAGTCCCTATGTGGGGGTAGGGCCGGCCCCACCAGTTGCAGGTCTCCCCTCGGCCCCACCTCCTCAATTCTCAGGCCCCGAGTTGGCCATGGCGGTTCGGCCAGCCACCACCACAGTAGATAGCATCCAGGCGCCCATCCCCAGCCACACAGCCCCACGGCCAAACCCCACCCCTGCTCCTCCCCCACCCTGCTTCCCTGTGCCCCCACCGCAGCCACTGCCCACGCCTTACACCTACCCCGCAGGGGCCAAGCAACCCATCCCAGCACAGCACCACTTCTCTTCTGGGATCCCCGCAGGTTTTCCAGCCCCAAGGATtgggccccagccccagccccatcctTCACAAGCGTTTGGGCCTCAGCCCCCACAGCAGCCCCTTCCACTCCAGCATCCACATCTCTTCCCACCCCAGGCCCCAGGACTCCTACCCCCACAATCCCCCTACCCCTATGCCCCTCAGCCTGGGGTCCTGGGGCAGCCGCCACCCCCCCTACACACCCAGCTCTACCCAGGTCCCGCTCAAGACCCTCTGCCAGCCCACTCAGGGGCTCTGCCtttccccagccctgggccccctcagcctccccatcccCCACTGGCATATGGTCCTGCCCCTTCTACCAGACCCATgggcccccaggcagcccctcttACCATTCGAGGGCCCTCGTCTGCTGGCCAGTCCACCCCTAGTCCCCACCTGGTGCCTTCACCTGCCCCATCTCCAGGGCCTGGTCCGGTACCCCCTCGCCCCCCAGCAGCAGAACCACCCCCTTGCCTGCGCCGAGGCGCCGCAGCTGCAGACCTGCTCTCCTCCAGCCCGGAGAGCCAGCATGGCGGCACTCAGCCTCCTGGGGGTGGGCAGCCCCTGCTGCAGCCCACCAAGGTGGACGCAGCTGAGGGCCGTCGGCCGCAGGCCCTGCGGCTGATTGAGCGGGACCCCTATGAGCATCCTGAGAGGCTGCGGCAGTTGCAGCAGGAGCTGGAGGCCTTTCGGGGCCAGCTGGGGGATGTGGGAGCTCTGGACACTGTCTGGCGAGAGCTGCAAGATGCGCAGGAACATGATGCCCGAGGCCGTTCCATCGCCATTGCCCGCTGCTACTCACTGAAGAACCGGCACCAGGATGTCATGCCCTATGACAGTAACCGTGTGGTGCTGCGCTCAGGCAAGGATGACTACATCAATGCCAGCTGCGTGGAGGGGCTCTCCCCATACTGCCCCCCGCTAGTGGCAACCCAGGCCCCACTGCCTGGCACAGCTGCTGACTTCTGGCTCATGGTCCATGAGCAGAAAGTGTCAGTCATTGTCATGCTGGTttctgaggctgagatggagaaG CAAAAAGTGGCACGCTACTTCCCCACCGAGAGGGGCCAGCCCATGGTGCACGGTGCCCTGAGCCTGGCATTGAGCAGCGTCCGCAGCACCGAAACCCATGTGGAGCGCGTGCTGAGCCTGCAGTTCCGAGACCAGAGCCTCAAGCGCTCTCTTGTGCACCTGCACTTCCCCACTTGGCCTGAGTT AGGCCTGCCCGACAGCCCCAGCAACTTGCTGCGCTTCATCCAGGAGGTGCATGCACATTACCTGCATCAGCGGCCGCTGCACACGCCCATCATTGTTCACTGCAG CTCTGGTGTGGGCCGCACGGGAGCCTTTGCACTGCTCTATGCAGCTgtgcaggaggtggaggctgggaaCGGAATCCCTGAGCTGCCTCAGCTGGTGCGGCGCATGCGGCAGCAGAGGAAACACATGCTGCAGGAGAAG CTGCACCTCAGGTTCTGCTATGAGGCAGTGGTGAGACACGTGGAGCAGGTCCTGCAGCGCCATGGTGTGCCTCCTCCATGCAAACCCTTGGCCAGTGCAAGCATCAGCCAGAAGGTGAGGAAGGTTCCGTGGAAGCTGCTGGGAGAGCCACAGCCTTGGGACTCCCTCTCCTCACTCACTCTGTCTTCTCAGAACCACCTTCCTCAGGACTCCCAGGACCTGGTCCTCGGTGGGGATGTGCCCATCAGCTCCATCCAGGCCACCATTGCCAAGCTCAGCATTCGGCCTCCTGGGGGGTTGGAGTCCCCGGTTGCCAGCTTGCCAGGCCCTGCAGAGCCCCCAGGCCTCCCTCCAGCCAGCCTCCCAGAGTCTACCCCAATCCCATCTTCCTCCCCGCCCCCCCTTTCCTCCCCGCTACCTGAGGCTCCCCAGCCTAAGGAGGAGCCGCCAGTGCCTGAAGCCCCCAGCTCGGggcccccctcctcctccctggaaTTGCTGGCCTCCTTGACCCCAGAGGCCTTCTCCCTGGACAGCTCCCTGCGGGGCAAACAGCGGATGAGCAAGCATAACTTTCTGCAGGCCCATAACGGGCAAGGGCTGCGGGCCACCCGGCCCTCTGACGACCCCCTCAGCCTTCTGGATCCACTCTGGACACTCAACAAGACCTGA